The proteins below are encoded in one region of Sulfolobus sp. A20:
- a CDS encoding carbohydrate ABC transporter permease, with translation MNREDLRYLFFTIPAIVYIGVFAFYPAFDAVFLSFIGSDGQFTLNNYKELFYFNIYGTIIDTIIVTIGALLIQLLLGLGVASILAREFRGKSFFSTLSIVPMGVATVVSAIAFSFIFQTAGGYANTFLTMLKIHPVNWYANSYISLLVVMIADSWKNTPIVALILLAGMMSIPKDLYYAASLDGAGPVRRFFYVTLPNLKSYIAIALIIRGVSEFNIFALPLVLIGFHPLILTTLAYELYSTTTIYLSSAAAVILLAFISVLIVLNIKLGGRR, from the coding sequence ATGAATAGAGAGGACTTAAGGTATCTATTTTTTACTATTCCTGCAATTGTTTACATAGGTGTTTTCGCGTTTTATCCAGCTTTTGATGCAGTATTTTTAAGCTTTATTGGATCAGATGGGCAATTTACGTTGAATAATTATAAAGAATTATTTTATTTCAATATATACGGTACGATTATCGATACAATAATAGTAACTATAGGAGCCCTTCTGATCCAGTTATTGTTAGGCTTGGGTGTAGCATCAATCTTAGCTAGGGAATTCAGAGGTAAGAGTTTTTTCTCCACATTAAGTATTGTCCCAATGGGAGTAGCAACAGTAGTTTCAGCTATAGCATTTTCGTTCATATTTCAAACGGCTGGGGGTTACGCTAATACCTTCCTTACGATGTTAAAGATACATCCCGTAAATTGGTACGCTAATAGTTACATCTCACTTCTAGTGGTAATGATTGCTGATAGTTGGAAAAACACACCTATAGTGGCGTTGATACTCCTAGCTGGGATGATGTCAATACCTAAGGATTTATATTACGCTGCCTCATTAGATGGGGCAGGACCAGTGAGAAGATTTTTCTACGTTACGTTGCCTAACCTTAAATCCTATATCGCAATAGCTCTAATTATAAGAGGAGTTAGTGAATTTAATATTTTTGCATTACCTTTAGTATTAATAGGATTTCATCCACTTATCTTGACTACTCTTGCGTACGAGCTTTACTCCACTACTACAATATATCTCTCATCCGCTGCTGCAGTTATACTCCTAGCCTTTATCTCTGTCCTAATAGTCTTAAACATAAAATTAGGTGGGAGAAGATGA
- a CDS encoding winged helix-turn-helix domain-containing protein produces the protein MLLKKKRNSLEITITMLEACTDGINKTKLMYKVNLSTRPFNKYLNQLVKSGYIKREGNLYKLTEKGMKYLQRAREYLELAKKLEELRKEIDK, from the coding sequence ATGCTTTTAAAGAAAAAGAGGAATAGCCTAGAGATAACTATTACCATGTTGGAAGCTTGTACAGATGGTATTAATAAGACAAAACTCATGTATAAGGTTAACCTCAGTACCAGACCCTTCAACAAATATTTAAATCAATTGGTAAAAAGCGGGTATATAAAAAGAGAAGGAAATTTGTACAAATTAACTGAAAAAGGTATGAAATATTTACAAAGAGCTAGGGAATACTTAGAGTTAGCTAAGAAATTAGAAGAGTTAAGGAAGGAGATTGATAAGTGA
- a CDS encoding DUF6084 family protein has protein sequence MLDISMRVLDIKPHQFSVSPTIILTVEFNNKNVEEEILGIIGKIGIFIQYTQHYEGYVQLEREYLTSSTFSTPRFKGNVKVDITVPITGEMDVALLLRFRERKEKKLTLAFAIDGMIIYYKDNKLTFSQLPQEPPIETIYDLDFDTWNNIIRTFYGADIIWIKIRRDVLEKLEELKRKRFYPSYSEAIEDLIKIAEKEKENV, from the coding sequence ATGCTTGATATATCAATGAGAGTTTTAGACATCAAGCCGCATCAGTTTTCAGTATCTCCAACAATTATTCTTACAGTTGAATTTAACAATAAAAATGTAGAAGAGGAGATATTGGGAATAATAGGAAAGATAGGAATCTTTATACAATACACTCAGCACTATGAGGGATACGTACAACTAGAGAGAGAATATCTAACCTCATCAACTTTTTCCACACCTAGATTTAAGGGAAATGTTAAAGTTGATATTACAGTTCCGATTACGGGTGAAATGGATGTGGCATTGCTCTTAAGGTTTAGGGAGAGAAAGGAAAAGAAATTGACCTTAGCATTTGCGATAGATGGCATGATTATTTATTATAAAGATAATAAGTTGACCTTCTCTCAATTACCACAAGAACCACCAATTGAGACAATTTATGATTTAGATTTCGATACATGGAATAATATAATAAGGACATTTTACGGAGCTGATATAATATGGATAAAAATTAGAAGAGACGTTCTGGAAAAGCTGGAGGAGCTTAAGAGAAAGAGGTTTTATCCAAGTTATAGTGAGGCTATAGAAGATCTTATAAAGATAGCTGAAAAGGAGAAAGAAAATGTGTGA
- a CDS encoding zinc ribbon domain-containing protein, protein MRKTFQGVNVNVQQLAQSLAEWFRLKGYISQYYGYGNSYIVQAKKEGLLRHLFAADRAFTVKIIGYPNYLDVDIGVANWVKAEDVTEALIGDLILGPLGLLIEGGEGLWNLEIEHETMKEIERLIKSGLVNMNIQQPYYMPQQQYYVPTQQFKVCPNCRFQNPPYARFCSNCGTQLS, encoded by the coding sequence ATGCGAAAGACCTTTCAAGGAGTTAACGTAAATGTTCAACAGTTAGCTCAAAGTTTAGCTGAGTGGTTTAGGTTAAAAGGTTATATTTCACAATATTATGGCTATGGTAACAGCTATATAGTTCAAGCTAAGAAAGAAGGATTACTAAGACATTTATTTGCTGCAGACAGAGCTTTCACAGTTAAGATCATTGGATATCCAAACTATTTGGATGTAGATATTGGTGTGGCCAATTGGGTTAAAGCAGAAGATGTTACCGAAGCTTTGATTGGAGACCTGATTCTAGGACCACTAGGTTTATTGATAGAGGGTGGAGAAGGGTTATGGAACTTAGAAATAGAACATGAGACAATGAAAGAGATAGAGAGATTAATAAAAAGTGGTCTAGTTAACATGAATATTCAGCAGCCATACTATATGCCACAACAACAGTACTATGTTCCTACACAACAGTTTAAAGTATGCCCTAATTGCAGATTTCAAAATCCTCCTTATGCTAGATTTTGTAGTAACTGTGGAACTCAACTATCCTAG
- a CDS encoding winged helix-turn-helix domain-containing protein → MSNMGIRRERIEIIYIILNGCKEGSKKTKLMYSSGLNYQVFMRYISELENLGLIKFENGSYFLTEKGEKTLELITEYMKTRNRLMEMRRYLSELLKS, encoded by the coding sequence ATGAGTAATATGGGCATAAGAAGAGAAAGAATAGAGATAATTTACATCATTCTTAATGGATGTAAAGAAGGCAGTAAAAAGACTAAGCTGATGTATAGTTCTGGACTTAATTATCAAGTATTTATGAGATATATAAGTGAATTAGAGAACTTAGGTCTGATAAAATTTGAAAATGGGAGCTATTTCTTAACAGAAAAGGGGGAAAAGACGTTAGAGTTAATAACCGAATACATGAAAACAAGGAATAGGTTAATGGAGATGAGGAGGTACTTAAGCGAACTTTTAAAAAGTTAA
- the malA gene encoding alpha-glucosidase MalA has protein sequence MRIEAYEKSGIFRLMINDPIPPIDFGFRGSKIEIKDFPLEIKEEGNHLLITKPLGLKEHILGLGEKAFELDRKRKRYFMYNVDAGAYKKYDDPLYVNIPFFISVNDGIAKGYFINYAGRLIVDVGFKEYNKIIIEVPERSVEIFVFEGPTIEKVIEKYTDLTGKPYLLPYWALGYMISRYSYFPQDSVIELVDLMQKEGFRITGVFLDIHFMDSYKLFTWHRERFPDPKKMIEELKKRNVKLITIVDHGIRVDQNYNVFISGIGNYCELDNGSMFVGKLWPGYTVYPDFFREKTREWWANLISEWLSQGVDGIWLDMNEPTDFTKIMEINNVLKDLPIKVKDDRLYYTFPDNVVHDGKFYHWQVRNAYPYYEAMATFEGFRKAGRSEVFILSRAGYAGIQRYASIWTGDNTPSWDDLRLQLKLVLGLSISGVPYVGIDIGGFQGRGFYEIENSPELLMRYYQLALFFPFYRSHKATDGIDSEPLNLPSFYKEKVKEAINIRYKFLPYLYYLVKESNLYGHPIVRPLFYEFQDDESCYYIDDEYMVGKFLLYAPIVYPNQEKRRVYLPNAKWFDYWSNEILEGKSWVYSSYDLPIYIKEGSIILLEDNELLVFGNGEIRYDDIVIKSEEKRISFSNKFYVKRLYWIERDDIKKVIVNKEKDKSFERKNNLFIIHIGEEVKDIHLI, from the coding sequence ATGAGAATAGAGGCTTATGAGAAAAGTGGGATATTTAGGCTAATGATAAATGATCCTATTCCTCCCATAGATTTTGGATTTAGGGGAAGTAAAATAGAGATTAAGGATTTCCCCTTAGAGATAAAGGAAGAAGGTAATCATCTACTTATAACCAAACCGTTAGGACTTAAAGAACATATACTAGGCTTAGGTGAGAAAGCGTTTGAACTAGATAGGAAAAGGAAGAGATATTTCATGTATAATGTAGATGCAGGAGCTTATAAGAAATATGATGACCCATTATACGTTAATATTCCATTCTTCATCTCTGTTAATGATGGGATAGCTAAAGGATATTTCATAAATTACGCTGGTAGGCTAATAGTTGACGTTGGGTTTAAGGAATATAATAAAATAATAATAGAAGTTCCGGAAAGATCTGTGGAAATATTCGTATTTGAAGGACCTACGATAGAAAAAGTAATTGAAAAATATACTGACTTAACTGGGAAACCCTACTTATTGCCGTATTGGGCTTTAGGTTATATGATATCTAGGTATTCCTATTTTCCTCAAGATAGTGTGATAGAATTGGTTGATTTGATGCAAAAGGAGGGATTTAGAATAACTGGAGTATTTCTAGATATTCACTTCATGGACTCTTATAAGCTCTTCACGTGGCATAGGGAGAGGTTTCCCGACCCTAAGAAAATGATCGAGGAATTGAAGAAAAGAAACGTTAAACTGATCACTATAGTAGACCATGGTATTAGAGTGGACCAGAATTATAACGTTTTCATATCTGGCATTGGTAATTATTGTGAGTTGGATAACGGCAGTATGTTCGTAGGCAAACTTTGGCCAGGGTATACTGTTTACCCAGACTTCTTTAGGGAGAAGACAAGGGAATGGTGGGCTAACCTAATCTCTGAGTGGTTATCTCAAGGAGTTGATGGGATTTGGCTAGATATGAATGAGCCTACAGATTTTACAAAAATTATGGAAATAAATAACGTTTTAAAGGATCTACCAATAAAGGTAAAGGATGACCGACTCTATTATACTTTTCCAGATAATGTAGTTCATGATGGGAAGTTTTATCACTGGCAAGTTAGGAATGCATATCCTTACTATGAGGCTATGGCGACATTCGAGGGATTTAGGAAAGCAGGGAGGAGTGAAGTGTTTATCCTAAGTAGGGCTGGGTATGCTGGAATACAGAGATACGCTTCAATATGGACTGGTGATAACACTCCATCATGGGATGATTTAAGATTGCAACTAAAACTAGTTTTAGGCTTATCAATTAGTGGAGTACCTTATGTTGGAATTGACATTGGTGGATTTCAAGGTAGAGGATTTTATGAAATAGAGAACTCTCCAGAACTACTCATGAGATATTATCAATTAGCATTATTCTTTCCATTTTACAGAAGTCATAAGGCAACAGATGGTATTGACTCCGAGCCTTTAAACCTTCCCTCATTTTATAAAGAGAAGGTAAAAGAGGCTATAAATATAAGATACAAGTTTTTACCATACTTATATTATTTAGTAAAAGAATCTAATCTCTACGGTCATCCAATAGTTAGACCACTATTTTATGAATTCCAGGATGATGAAAGTTGCTATTATATTGATGACGAATATATGGTTGGCAAGTTCTTATTGTATGCTCCAATAGTCTACCCTAACCAAGAGAAGAGAAGAGTTTATCTTCCTAATGCCAAGTGGTTTGATTACTGGAGTAATGAGATATTGGAAGGAAAGAGTTGGGTATACTCTTCATATGACTTACCAATATATATCAAGGAGGGAAGTATAATACTCTTAGAAGATAATGAGCTATTAGTTTTCGGTAATGGGGAGATTAGATATGACGATATTGTAATTAAGAGTGAAGAAAAACGAATTTCGTTCTCCAATAAGTTTTACGTAAAGAGGTTATACTGGATAGAAAGAGACGATATTAAAAAGGTAATTGTTAATAAAGAGAAGGATAAGAGTTTTGAGAGGAAAAACAATCTCTTTATCATACACATAGGGGAGGAGGTAAAGGATATACATTTAATCTGA
- a CDS encoding carbohydrate ABC transporter permease, with amino-acid sequence MSKIVYVGFAIFTIYFLFPLYILLLVAFSPAKYTIESLYPPPIFKQFTLNNLIFAFTQYNFLQPFIKSLIVATLVGIIALLVGIPAGYGLSRLPAKIAYPVLVLLLITNMVPGIVVAIPISAEFIKLHLFDTPIGLALVQELITLPLATFIMQGTFSAIPKEIEYQARIDGASALSYIANILVPTALPGIIAAFLISWMFSWDEFTYAVILSPIHPTLPVEIYINITRGNELAAVAFSLVFTIPVIILTVILQKYLKGEYLTGGIKA; translated from the coding sequence ATGAGTAAAATAGTTTACGTAGGTTTCGCAATATTTACTATATACTTCTTATTTCCCCTATACATATTATTGCTTGTAGCTTTTAGCCCGGCAAAATACACGATAGAGTCATTATATCCTCCACCTATTTTTAAACAATTTACATTAAATAACCTAATATTCGCGTTTACGCAATATAATTTTCTTCAACCTTTTATAAAAAGCCTTATAGTAGCTACGTTAGTGGGAATTATAGCATTACTAGTTGGAATTCCCGCAGGTTATGGATTAAGTAGATTACCAGCTAAGATAGCCTATCCCGTTTTAGTTTTACTATTAATAACGAACATGGTTCCGGGAATAGTAGTTGCAATACCGATAAGTGCAGAGTTCATAAAACTACATTTATTCGATACCCCAATAGGATTAGCCTTAGTTCAAGAATTAATAACATTACCATTAGCAACTTTCATAATGCAAGGTACCTTCTCAGCCATACCTAAGGAGATAGAATATCAAGCTAGGATAGATGGAGCTTCAGCTTTATCCTACATAGCAAACATTCTCGTTCCTACAGCATTGCCGGGAATTATAGCTGCGTTCCTTATCTCATGGATGTTCTCTTGGGACGAGTTCACATATGCAGTTATTCTCTCCCCCATTCATCCAACCTTACCTGTAGAAATCTATATAAATATAACTAGGGGGAACGAACTAGCTGCAGTAGCTTTTTCCTTAGTTTTCACGATACCTGTCATAATTTTAACCGTTATTCTTCAAAAATATTTGAAAGGTGAATATTTAACCGGAGGGATAAAAGCATGA
- a CDS encoding ABC transporter ATP-binding protein, translated as MIELDNIIKRYGSLIVLNGISEKIESGEFFVILGPSGAGKSTLLKVLAGIERADKGRIVVDGKDITNLPPEKRNIAMVFQNYALYPNMTVYDNIAFPLKMRGMKKEEIQKKVERVAKLLGISEILNKNVTKISGGQQQRVALARAIVREPSFYLLDEPLSNLDARTRFIARGELKRIQKELNGTFVYVTHDQKEAMSLADRIAVLHNGKFEQVGTPTDLYEYPKTKWVGEFIGDFPMNFLPGDILGMQGIEIGFRPAWVKLGGEFKGTVESVEVVGDSIYLSCKLKDDKRVIIESKEMFDVGDEVTFKIEKFRKYKDGILIDKE; from the coding sequence ATGATTGAATTAGATAATATTATTAAAAGGTATGGTAGCTTAATTGTATTAAATGGTATATCTGAAAAAATTGAAAGTGGAGAGTTTTTCGTGATATTAGGCCCTAGTGGAGCTGGAAAGTCAACCTTATTGAAAGTACTAGCTGGAATAGAAAGAGCAGATAAGGGAAGAATTGTAGTAGATGGCAAAGATATAACAAATCTTCCTCCAGAGAAGAGAAATATAGCTATGGTCTTCCAAAACTATGCATTATATCCTAATATGACAGTATATGATAATATTGCATTTCCCTTAAAGATGAGAGGTATGAAAAAAGAGGAAATTCAGAAGAAAGTAGAGAGAGTTGCTAAGTTATTAGGGATTTCTGAAATTCTCAACAAAAACGTTACTAAAATAAGTGGAGGTCAACAGCAGAGAGTAGCATTAGCTAGGGCTATAGTCAGAGAACCTTCGTTTTATTTGTTAGACGAGCCTTTATCAAATTTAGATGCTAGAACTAGATTTATAGCTAGGGGAGAATTAAAAAGAATACAAAAGGAACTAAATGGGACTTTCGTCTACGTAACTCACGATCAAAAAGAAGCCATGAGCTTAGCTGATAGGATAGCAGTTTTACATAACGGAAAATTCGAACAAGTGGGAACACCAACAGATCTTTACGAATACCCTAAGACTAAATGGGTTGGAGAGTTCATAGGAGACTTCCCCATGAACTTTCTACCCGGTGATATATTAGGAATGCAAGGTATCGAAATAGGATTCAGACCAGCCTGGGTAAAATTAGGAGGAGAGTTTAAGGGTACGGTAGAGTCTGTAGAAGTAGTTGGAGACTCAATATATCTATCTTGTAAATTAAAAGATGATAAAAGGGTGATAATAGAATCTAAAGAGATGTTCGATGTGGGTGATGAGGTAACTTTTAAGATAGAGAAGTTTAGGAAATATAAAGATGGTATTTTAATAGATAAGGAATAA
- a CDS encoding S24/S26 family peptidase encodes MSTYVLTYSLKNFLKIFLNILVILLFIFSILLASANLLGRPTFIAITNGYSMYPVLKSGDIVIAIPEPLAGKITNGSIIVFRDPDYGKIPGYPPYIIHEVVSVLPNDTFITKGVNDNFIDQIYMPPVTPSEIYAKAVLIDGKPLVIPYLGQILLSARGNIITTIVIFAILIAVLVGIDERKKIRRVALPRRALLLFFTIVLFSIFIIISSTSTYSFFVVYSVSHQEGILAGGVNEVSAINLQVLLYNQSKSYTFSVTDKLMLPEVVIITVEGNGTYTVNPKIITLYPGKSELVNLTVVGKGYEGLHQLLIKVYVIVALIPLGELLGSPLYTLFLYSALDTLCLLFPISVIIARGEEW; translated from the coding sequence ATGTCTACATATGTACTCACTTATTCTTTAAAAAATTTTTTGAAAATATTTTTAAATATACTCGTAATATTACTATTTATATTTTCCATCTTACTCGCATCTGCAAACCTATTGGGTAGACCAACTTTCATTGCTATAACGAATGGCTATAGTATGTACCCCGTGTTAAAGTCTGGGGATATAGTAATTGCAATACCGGAACCTTTAGCGGGAAAAATAACTAATGGTAGTATTATCGTGTTTAGGGATCCAGATTATGGCAAAATCCCGGGGTATCCCCCATACATAATACACGAAGTTGTTTCAGTTCTACCTAATGATACGTTTATAACTAAGGGGGTTAATGATAACTTTATCGACCAGATTTACATGCCCCCGGTAACTCCTTCAGAGATATATGCGAAGGCTGTCCTAATAGACGGAAAGCCCTTAGTAATACCATACCTAGGTCAAATATTACTTTCCGCGAGAGGGAATATCATAACCACCATCGTAATCTTCGCAATATTAATAGCTGTCCTCGTAGGGATAGATGAGAGAAAGAAGATTAGAAGGGTAGCTTTGCCAAGAAGAGCTTTATTGCTCTTTTTCACCATCGTTCTATTCTCTATTTTTATTATAATTTCAAGCACGTCAACTTATAGTTTCTTCGTAGTCTACTCAGTCTCTCATCAAGAAGGTATTTTAGCGGGAGGTGTGAATGAAGTTTCAGCAATTAACTTACAAGTACTCTTATATAACCAAAGTAAGTCATATACTTTTAGCGTGACTGACAAACTAATGTTACCAGAGGTAGTAATTATCACTGTTGAGGGAAATGGGACATATACGGTTAATCCAAAAATTATTACTTTATATCCCGGGAAAAGTGAATTAGTGAACTTGACGGTTGTGGGAAAAGGTTATGAAGGCTTACATCAACTATTAATCAAGGTTTATGTTATAGTAGCACTTATACCTCTCGGAGAGTTATTAGGTAGTCCATTATATACGTTGTTTCTCTACTCTGCTCTTGATACGCTATGTTTATTATTTCCAATATCAGTTATTATAGCAAGAGGTGAAGAATGGTGA
- a CDS encoding hydrogenase maturation protease — protein sequence MCEKKILVTGFGSLLKGDDAFGIELAKRLEKYANECINVIDVGNSGISLVHELISDHFDVLIILDAIKRNGKPGNLYVLKIPYDSIPIEDINDSVAYLHEIDPERALIISKKLNALPKEIYVIGCEPEEYEDYKIGLSKSVENALLKAEEKFKQLLVSINAHLLI from the coding sequence ATGTGTGAAAAGAAAATATTAGTAACGGGTTTTGGAAGCCTTTTAAAAGGTGATGACGCTTTTGGTATTGAGCTTGCTAAAAGGCTAGAGAAATATGCTAATGAGTGTATAAACGTCATCGATGTCGGAAATAGCGGAATTTCATTGGTTCATGAGTTGATTTCTGATCACTTCGATGTTCTGATTATCCTTGACGCAATTAAGAGAAATGGAAAGCCAGGCAATTTATATGTTCTAAAAATCCCTTATGATAGTATACCTATAGAAGATATTAATGACTCTGTAGCCTATCTTCATGAAATAGATCCAGAGAGAGCGTTAATAATAAGCAAAAAGTTAAATGCTTTACCTAAAGAAATTTATGTAATAGGTTGTGAGCCGGAAGAGTATGAGGATTATAAAATTGGGCTAAGTAAAAGTGTCGAAAACGCCTTATTAAAGGCTGAAGAGAAGTTTAAACAACTCCTAGTTTCCATTAATGCTCACTTACTCATTTAA
- a CDS encoding nickel-dependent hydrogenase large subunit codes for MCLDKLSPEECKELDPPGSQSSNVREIFWDPVSRVAGDLAFYVKVDLNARKVIEARSVAALFRGYEVILRGRDPRDAAMISSRACGVCGGVHSVTSVMAQEMAYGVTPPPLAVVMRNLAGAAEMMYDHPLHLFLLAGPDYSAAIVSKTNPTLYETAKKTPAEHRDIHGFSTIGDLMEALNPLSGKLYLEAIQITRIAREMFSLMLGRYPHPSTLVPGGVSTTLRPDLFTDYLVRLTKIYDWAKTVALIWEDLVNFFYKEVPEYENVGKASKINIICGGIYDDPELAESGDLYKYDKAKEWGERRMVTPGVIKDGQLETTSLIDANVGLEEFVTHSYYEEWEKQPKILEKDPLGNPLSVDHPWNKITIPKPGPLNWREKYTWDTAPRWNKLVVETGGGPLARHWLTAIANKIPSNPFIKAGGGRLKITVPKGATLPEMELEWKVPKVINALERNRARAYHIPYVIGVAMNFLLKAFEYLRAGKTKVWNKFEIPREGIGVGFYEAGRGWLSHHLIIKDYKIYNYQIITPSTINASPRDPLDQPGPYEEAALNTPIVEKFTTPEQFTGIDILRSIRSFDPCMPCTVHMFTGGRVITRDVTTCACSI; via the coding sequence ATGTGCTTAGATAAGCTATCCCCAGAGGAATGTAAAGAATTAGATCCCCCTGGATCTCAATCTTCTAACGTTAGAGAGATATTTTGGGACCCAGTTTCTAGGGTTGCTGGAGATCTAGCGTTTTACGTAAAAGTGGATTTAAATGCTAGAAAGGTTATAGAAGCTAGAAGTGTTGCAGCATTATTTAGAGGTTATGAAGTTATTTTGAGAGGTAGAGATCCAAGAGATGCTGCTATGATAAGCAGTAGAGCATGTGGGGTTTGTGGTGGGGTACATTCAGTCACTTCAGTGATGGCACAAGAAATGGCTTATGGTGTAACACCTCCACCGTTAGCTGTTGTAATGAGGAATCTTGCAGGAGCCGCAGAGATGATGTATGATCATCCGTTACATCTATTCTTATTAGCTGGCCCAGATTACTCTGCTGCCATAGTTTCAAAAACTAATCCCACGTTATATGAAACAGCTAAGAAAACTCCTGCTGAGCATAGAGATATTCACGGTTTCAGTACCATTGGAGATCTTATGGAAGCGTTAAACCCATTAAGCGGAAAATTATACTTGGAAGCTATCCAAATCACCAGGATAGCTAGGGAAATGTTTAGTTTAATGTTGGGTAGATATCCTCACCCATCAACCTTAGTACCTGGAGGTGTATCCACTACATTAAGGCCAGATCTATTTACTGACTACTTAGTGAGATTGACAAAAATTTATGATTGGGCAAAAACGGTTGCGTTAATATGGGAGGATTTGGTTAACTTCTTTTATAAAGAAGTTCCAGAGTATGAAAATGTAGGTAAAGCTTCTAAAATAAACATAATATGTGGTGGAATTTATGATGATCCAGAGCTTGCTGAATCCGGGGATCTCTACAAGTACGATAAAGCTAAGGAGTGGGGAGAGAGGAGAATGGTAACTCCAGGCGTCATAAAGGATGGACAGTTGGAGACTACTAGTTTAATTGACGCAAATGTAGGGCTAGAAGAATTCGTTACTCACTCTTATTATGAAGAGTGGGAGAAACAACCAAAAATCCTGGAAAAAGATCCATTAGGTAACCCTTTAAGTGTTGACCATCCATGGAATAAGATAACAATTCCTAAACCCGGACCATTGAATTGGCGTGAAAAGTACACATGGGATACGGCACCAAGGTGGAATAAACTAGTAGTAGAAACTGGTGGGGGACCATTAGCTAGACACTGGTTAACTGCTATCGCTAATAAAATCCCATCAAATCCTTTCATAAAGGCCGGAGGTGGAAGACTCAAAATAACAGTTCCTAAAGGAGCTACGTTACCGGAAATGGAATTAGAGTGGAAAGTACCTAAAGTAATTAACGCATTAGAGAGAAATAGGGCTAGAGCCTATCATATACCATATGTAATAGGAGTTGCCATGAATTTCTTGCTAAAGGCTTTCGAATACTTAAGAGCAGGAAAGACTAAAGTATGGAATAAGTTCGAAATACCAAGAGAAGGTATTGGAGTAGGCTTTTATGAAGCTGGAAGGGGATGGCTATCACATCACTTGATAATTAAAGACTACAAGATTTATAATTATCAGATAATAACTCCATCTACTATAAATGCCTCACCAAGGGATCCATTAGATCAACCTGGTCCATATGAAGAAGCAGCATTAAATACACCAATAGTTGAAAAGTTTACTACACCAGAACAATTTACTGGGATTGATATCTTAAGAAGTATTAGAAGCTTCGATCCTTGTATGCCTTGTACAGTACACATGTTCACTGGAGGCAGAGTGATAACAAGAGATGTAACTACATGTGCATGTAGCATATGA